Proteins found in one Amycolatopsis umgeniensis genomic segment:
- a CDS encoding cytochrome P450, translated as MTSGAETTRGARLAPPGPPRRATFGLLKKLFTDRLALMSDSAEAHGDVVRIAIGPKTMYLVNHPELAKHVLADNAANYHKGIGLQEARRALGDGLLTSDGDVWKKQRRTIQPVFQPKRIARQASVVANEVEGLVKHLRDTEGPVEILHEMTGLTLGVLGKTLLDADLGGFTSLGHSFEAVQDQAMFEAVTLSMVPQWAPLKKQLRFKESRDDLRRIAEELVEQRLANPIEGGEDVLSRLIATDGTREQMRDELITLLLAGHETTASTLGWAFHLLDEHPDVAAKLRAEADEVLGDQLPTHDDLHRLPYTARVVEEVMRLYPPVWLLPRVAQADDEIGGYHIPAGSDVVVVPYTLHRHPDFWPDPEKFDPDRFDPDRPSGRPRYAYIPFGAGPRFCIGNSLGVMEAVFVLTMVLRDLELRKLPGYEVVPEAMLSLRVRGGLPMTVHTRNRR; from the coding sequence ATGACCTCCGGTGCGGAAACCACCCGGGGGGCGCGTCTCGCGCCCCCCGGGCCGCCGCGCCGAGCGACCTTCGGTCTGCTCAAGAAGCTCTTCACCGACCGGCTGGCGCTCATGTCGGACTCGGCTGAGGCGCACGGGGACGTCGTCCGGATCGCGATCGGTCCCAAGACGATGTACCTGGTGAACCATCCCGAGCTGGCGAAACACGTACTCGCGGACAACGCGGCGAACTACCACAAGGGAATCGGCCTCCAGGAGGCGAGGCGGGCACTCGGCGACGGGCTGCTCACCAGCGACGGCGACGTCTGGAAGAAGCAGCGCCGGACCATCCAGCCGGTGTTCCAGCCCAAGCGCATCGCGCGGCAGGCCTCGGTCGTCGCGAACGAGGTCGAAGGTCTCGTGAAACACCTGCGGGACACCGAGGGACCGGTGGAGATCCTGCACGAGATGACCGGGCTGACGCTCGGGGTACTCGGCAAGACGCTGCTCGACGCGGACCTCGGCGGGTTCACCTCGCTGGGGCACTCGTTCGAAGCGGTGCAGGACCAGGCGATGTTCGAGGCGGTGACGCTGAGCATGGTCCCGCAGTGGGCCCCGCTCAAGAAACAACTGCGGTTCAAGGAATCGCGGGACGATCTCCGCCGGATCGCCGAGGAACTCGTCGAGCAGCGGCTGGCGAACCCGATCGAGGGCGGCGAGGACGTGCTTTCGCGTCTCATCGCCACCGACGGGACCCGCGAGCAGATGCGCGACGAGCTGATCACCCTGCTGCTGGCCGGGCACGAGACGACGGCGAGCACGCTGGGCTGGGCGTTCCACCTGCTCGACGAACATCCCGACGTCGCGGCGAAACTGCGCGCCGAGGCGGACGAGGTCCTCGGCGACCAGCTGCCGACGCATGACGACCTGCACCGGTTGCCGTACACGGCGAGGGTGGTCGAGGAGGTCATGCGGCTGTACCCGCCGGTGTGGCTGCTGCCGCGGGTGGCGCAGGCCGACGACGAGATCGGCGGCTATCACATCCCCGCCGGCTCCGACGTCGTCGTCGTGCCCTACACCCTGCATCGCCACCCGGACTTCTGGCCGGATCCGGAGAAGTTCGACCCGGACCGCTTCGATCCGGACCGCCCGAGCGGGCGGCCCAGGTACGCCTACATCCCGTTCGGCGCCGGGCCGCGGTTCTGCATCGGCAACAGCCTCGGCGTGATGGAGGCCGTTTTCGTGCTGACGATGGTCCTGCGGGATCTCGAGCTCAGGAAGCTGCCGGGCTACGAAGTCGTCCCGGAGGCGATGTTGTCGCTGCGGGTGCGCGGCGGCCTCCCGATGACCGTGCACACGAGGAACAGGAGGTAG
- a CDS encoding SagB family peptide dehydrogenase, whose translation MAETIPLWSLTDDSLVEIGEDGSLVVVTRWGEYDFDRAEPLVRESLRRMALGPVSLANVTSSWEPVEREPDLEGELSWTAEGADALRQALKELGGSVVHSLGLADGKGPLLSVIPVVLAPVFEPVEIPAARPIRLSRFCSLRSDADGMGLESPSARYRVVLYQPWAVHVAATLATAKSTGDIATTTGIEAGVVGAIVSYLVAAGVVQIAGEHGRFAEDDDPELGLWSPDELLFHTTSRTWRPGGPADLPGLGKPPVVKAATGEGPVYALYRPDLADRAETDPTLTTLLENDHSCPEFTEGVLSAEQIGEFLFRGARIRSIGPAHMPNGPSHSASQRPYFSVACLYELELYVSVNRCSGLDRGIYHYDPLDHRLSLVNDDESDLDAMLDMAMIGGGNHRRPSALITVTARMPRMASVLGGGAYATTLAHVGALQQTLYLVARAMGLTAHAVPVDAGDRVDRALKLEWPAEVGVGECALDLPA comes from the coding sequence GTGGCCGAGACGATCCCCCTGTGGTCGCTCACCGACGACAGCCTTGTCGAGATCGGTGAGGACGGCTCACTGGTGGTCGTCACCCGGTGGGGGGAGTACGACTTCGACCGTGCGGAACCACTGGTCCGGGAATCGTTGCGGCGGATGGCCTTGGGGCCGGTCTCCCTGGCGAACGTGACTTCGTCTTGGGAACCGGTCGAGCGTGAGCCCGATCTCGAAGGCGAGCTGAGCTGGACGGCCGAGGGCGCCGACGCGCTGCGCCAAGCGCTCAAGGAGCTCGGCGGTTCGGTGGTGCATTCACTCGGTCTCGCCGACGGGAAAGGCCCGCTGCTGTCGGTGATCCCGGTGGTGCTCGCGCCCGTGTTCGAGCCGGTGGAGATCCCGGCCGCGCGCCCGATCCGGTTGTCCCGCTTCTGTTCCCTGCGCTCCGATGCCGACGGGATGGGGCTGGAGTCGCCGTCCGCGCGGTACCGCGTCGTGCTGTACCAGCCGTGGGCGGTGCACGTTGCCGCGACCTTGGCGACGGCGAAGTCGACGGGGGACATCGCCACCACGACGGGGATCGAGGCCGGCGTGGTCGGCGCGATCGTGTCCTATCTGGTCGCGGCGGGTGTCGTCCAGATCGCCGGGGAGCACGGCCGGTTCGCCGAGGACGACGACCCCGAGCTGGGCCTGTGGTCCCCGGACGAACTGTTGTTCCACACCACGAGCCGGACCTGGCGGCCCGGTGGCCCGGCCGATCTGCCCGGGCTCGGGAAACCGCCGGTGGTCAAGGCCGCCACCGGCGAGGGACCGGTGTACGCGCTCTACCGGCCGGATCTGGCCGACCGCGCGGAAACCGATCCGACGCTGACGACGTTGCTGGAGAACGACCACAGCTGCCCCGAATTCACCGAGGGCGTGCTGTCCGCGGAGCAGATCGGCGAGTTCCTGTTCCGCGGCGCGCGGATCCGGTCGATCGGGCCCGCCCACATGCCCAACGGGCCCAGCCACAGCGCTTCGCAGCGGCCGTACTTCAGCGTCGCCTGCCTGTACGAGCTCGAGCTGTACGTCTCGGTGAACCGTTGTTCGGGGCTGGATCGCGGGATCTACCACTACGATCCGCTCGACCACCGGCTCAGCCTGGTCAACGACGACGAGTCCGATCTCGACGCGATGCTCGACATGGCGATGATCGGCGGCGGCAACCACCGGCGTCCCTCGGCGCTGATCACGGTGACCGCGCGGATGCCGAGGATGGCGTCGGTACTCGGCGGTGGCGCGTACGCCACGACGCTCGCGCACGTCGGCGCCTTGCAACAGACGCTTTATCTCGTCGCCCGCGCGATGGGGCTGACCGCGCACGCCGTCCCGGTGGACGCCGGCGACCGCGTCGACCGCGCCCTCAAACTCGAATGGCCCGCCGAGGTGGGCGTCGGGGAGTGCGCGCTCGATCTCCCGGCTTGA
- a CDS encoding GMC family oxidoreductase N-terminal domain-containing protein translates to MNAYDKTDVVIVGSGFGGSIPAYHLAAGGAKVTVLERGPWLETKEFEHDYLLGSSYTRAFDFVVGDGMSVLGGNCVGGGSVVYFAAMPRAPKFVFERHGSIGRRMWPSALTRDTLEPWYDRVSDSLPVSTQDWNDVSYAGGLWAALCDHSGRTANPAPVAVDNDRCVNCNFMMAGCRFDAKRSLLTNYLPAALAHGAKIRPLHEVQRIERIDDGDYRVHFNIVDDEDYRVQSGSGTIDAKVVIIAAGAGATPVILQRSESALGTMPHAVGRYFSGNGERLNTAIINEERVREVLGLSREDGKVYEANHIGKGPTVANWDKLDGSLPEYERYSLEQLYFPPGLGTILAQVPGGDEPRWFGPQKKEILKQWASWLTIFLMTEDDNEGVFGAPPPTGNAYRISQQMLGRGPLKYDPTPNTLHGWSLADAECKEILEKDGLAKVAPWTNDVVGAYTVHPLASCRIGDDPETSALHPNHELRNHPGIFVTDSASVPGALTVNPAMTIAALAERSVPGIVRALQARGVDVTYGAPAPDGSITGRRAVSKLSLVAGS, encoded by the coding sequence ATGAACGCGTACGACAAGACCGACGTCGTCATCGTCGGCAGCGGGTTCGGTGGCTCCATCCCCGCCTACCACTTGGCCGCGGGCGGGGCGAAGGTCACCGTGCTGGAACGTGGGCCGTGGCTGGAGACGAAGGAGTTCGAGCACGACTACCTGCTCGGTTCGTCCTACACCCGCGCGTTCGACTTCGTCGTCGGCGACGGGATGAGCGTGCTGGGCGGGAACTGCGTCGGCGGCGGCAGCGTGGTGTACTTCGCCGCGATGCCGCGGGCGCCGAAGTTCGTCTTCGAGCGCCACGGCAGCATCGGCAGGCGCATGTGGCCGTCGGCGCTGACGAGGGACACGCTGGAGCCTTGGTACGACCGGGTTTCGGATTCGCTCCCGGTGTCCACACAGGACTGGAACGACGTCTCGTACGCCGGTGGCCTGTGGGCCGCGCTCTGCGACCACTCGGGACGGACAGCCAACCCGGCGCCGGTCGCGGTGGACAACGACCGCTGTGTGAACTGCAACTTCATGATGGCCGGCTGCCGGTTCGACGCGAAACGCTCGCTGCTGACCAACTACCTGCCCGCCGCGCTCGCGCACGGTGCGAAGATCCGGCCGCTGCACGAGGTCCAGCGGATCGAGCGGATCGACGACGGCGACTACCGCGTGCACTTCAACATCGTCGACGACGAGGACTACCGCGTGCAGTCCGGCAGCGGGACGATCGACGCGAAGGTCGTCATCATCGCCGCCGGTGCCGGGGCGACCCCGGTGATCCTGCAGCGGTCCGAGTCGGCGCTGGGCACCATGCCGCACGCGGTCGGCCGGTACTTCTCGGGCAACGGTGAGCGGCTCAACACCGCGATCATCAACGAAGAGCGGGTCCGCGAGGTGCTCGGACTGTCCCGTGAGGACGGGAAGGTCTACGAGGCCAACCACATCGGCAAGGGCCCGACCGTGGCGAACTGGGACAAACTCGACGGCTCGCTGCCGGAGTACGAGCGGTACTCGCTGGAGCAGCTGTACTTCCCGCCAGGGCTCGGCACGATCCTCGCGCAGGTGCCCGGTGGCGACGAACCACGCTGGTTCGGTCCGCAGAAGAAGGAGATCCTCAAGCAGTGGGCCTCCTGGCTGACCATCTTCCTGATGACCGAGGACGACAACGAGGGCGTCTTCGGCGCGCCGCCGCCCACCGGCAACGCCTACCGCATCTCGCAGCAGATGCTCGGCCGCGGCCCTCTGAAATACGACCCGACGCCGAACACCCTGCACGGCTGGTCGCTGGCCGACGCGGAGTGCAAGGAGATCCTCGAGAAGGACGGCCTGGCGAAGGTGGCGCCGTGGACCAACGACGTCGTCGGCGCGTACACCGTGCACCCGCTGGCGTCCTGCCGGATCGGTGACGATCCGGAGACCTCGGCGCTGCACCCGAACCACGAACTCCGCAACCACCCCGGGATCTTCGTGACCGACAGCGCTTCCGTGCCGGGCGCGCTGACGGTGAACCCGGCGATGACGATCGCGGCGCTGGCCGAACGTTCGGTGCCGGGCATCGTGCGGGCGCTGCAGGCTCGCGGCGTCGACGTCACCTACGGCGCCCCGGCTCCGGACGGTTCCATCACCGGGCGCCGGGCGGTCAGCAAGCTGTCGCTGGTGGCCGGGAGCTGA
- a CDS encoding carboxymuconolactone decarboxylase family protein, producing the protein MTPKVVQLALRRALREVRHVRPVPAGRATGLVRDVYRQVERDFGMLAPPVALHSPSPPVLAAVWSMLRESLVADGATSRADREVVATLVSQGNSCPYCVEVHGMALGSLGRSSVTEAIESGHPVADPRASASSAAARAELTAVAFAFHYLNRVVSVFLGPSPLPPSVPDSARPKAKAVLGRFLRPEQGASPGESLEFLPAGSRSVDWASGNPVVEDAFSRASAAFESLTVPAAVRDVVLSELSTWDGSPPGLSRSWIDAFDDPATRLALVVAKAPYQVDDALVSAVGPVDRELVELVGWTAFTAAAHCVSLTPIRD; encoded by the coding sequence ATGACACCGAAGGTGGTGCAGCTCGCCTTGCGGCGGGCTCTGCGCGAGGTCCGGCACGTCCGGCCGGTTCCGGCCGGCCGGGCGACCGGGCTCGTGCGCGACGTCTACCGCCAGGTGGAACGGGACTTCGGCATGCTGGCGCCGCCGGTCGCGCTGCACTCGCCGTCCCCTCCCGTACTCGCGGCCGTCTGGTCGATGCTGCGGGAATCGCTGGTGGCGGACGGGGCGACGAGCCGGGCGGACCGAGAGGTCGTCGCGACCCTGGTGTCGCAGGGGAATTCGTGCCCCTATTGCGTCGAGGTCCACGGGATGGCGCTGGGCTCGCTCGGGCGGTCTTCGGTGACCGAGGCGATCGAGTCCGGCCATCCGGTGGCGGATCCGCGGGCTTCGGCGTCCTCCGCCGCGGCCCGGGCCGAGCTGACCGCGGTCGCGTTCGCGTTCCACTACCTGAACCGGGTGGTGAGCGTGTTCCTCGGACCGTCGCCACTGCCTCCGTCCGTGCCGGATTCCGCGCGGCCCAAGGCGAAGGCCGTGCTCGGCCGGTTCCTGCGGCCCGAGCAGGGAGCTTCGCCGGGGGAGTCCCTGGAGTTCCTGCCCGCCGGGTCGCGTTCGGTCGACTGGGCTTCGGGTAATCCCGTGGTCGAGGATGCCTTCTCGCGTGCTTCCGCGGCTTTCGAGTCGCTGACGGTCCCCGCGGCCGTGCGGGATGTCGTCCTCAGCGAACTGTCCACTTGGGACGGATCGCCGCCGGGGCTGAGCCGTTCCTGGATCGACGCTTTCGACGATCCGGCCACCCGGCTGGCTTTGGTGGTCGCGAAAGCGCCGTATCAGGTCGACGACGCTTTGGTTTCGGCCGTCGGGCCGGTCGATCGGGAACTGGTCGAGCTGGTGGGCTGGACGGCTTTCACCGCCGCCGCCCACTGCGTTTCGCTCACCCCGATCCGCGATTAG
- a CDS encoding helix-turn-helix domain-containing protein has product MQLRTVATAANEKGVIESGRLLEPASPLQPAVLQAISAMHARYFDPITLGDLASEVFVSPFHFSRIFTKATGVTPGRYLTAIRLFEAKRLLLTTSLTVSDIVCSVGYSSVGTFTSRFTRAVGMTPTQYRDPEVGKLLVALAPHFQRLPTLEALHSAGMGCATMRSGTGTISVRVETPRGAGPASVLIGLFAESIPQCGPVAFGGRANVLSADIEIQNVPEGRWTVIAVAEHAAGTAASSFSVGTLPARVDITRFGRVHLRMPMRTPQPTDAPMAITLAGGPASTGNRMTMPAPGYLRAVA; this is encoded by the coding sequence ATGCAGCTACGAACAGTCGCCACGGCGGCGAACGAGAAAGGCGTCATCGAATCCGGTCGGCTCCTCGAGCCGGCGTCCCCCTTGCAACCCGCGGTGCTGCAGGCCATCTCAGCGATGCACGCGAGGTATTTCGACCCGATCACCTTGGGCGACTTGGCATCCGAAGTCTTCGTCAGCCCGTTCCACTTCTCGCGGATCTTCACCAAGGCGACCGGGGTGACCCCCGGCCGGTACCTCACCGCGATCCGGCTCTTCGAAGCGAAACGACTGCTGCTGACGACCTCGCTGACGGTGTCGGACATCGTGTGCAGCGTCGGCTACAGCAGTGTCGGCACGTTCACCAGCCGCTTCACCCGTGCGGTCGGGATGACCCCGACCCAGTACCGTGACCCCGAGGTCGGCAAGCTGCTCGTGGCGCTGGCGCCGCATTTCCAGCGGCTCCCCACCCTGGAGGCGTTGCACAGCGCCGGAATGGGCTGCGCCACGATGCGCAGCGGCACCGGCACGATCAGCGTGCGCGTCGAGACCCCGCGCGGGGCGGGCCCGGCGAGTGTCCTCATCGGACTGTTCGCCGAGTCGATCCCGCAGTGCGGCCCGGTCGCGTTCGGCGGCAGGGCCAACGTCCTGTCCGCGGACATCGAGATCCAGAACGTCCCCGAAGGCCGCTGGACCGTGATCGCGGTCGCCGAGCACGCCGCGGGGACGGCGGCCTCTTCGTTCTCCGTGGGCACCTTGCCCGCCCGCGTCGACATCACCCGGTTCGGCCGGGTCCATCTGCGGATGCCGATGCGCACCCCGCAGCCGACCGACGCCCCGATGGCGATCACCCTGGCGGGCGGGCCCGCTTCCACCGGCAACCGGATGACCATGCCCGCGCCCGGCTACCTCCGTGCGGTGGCCTGA
- a CDS encoding CRTAC1 family protein: MRSTLGWLRKQLAGIVALLLMAGLFVVAQLPTVSTAEADTMASKYAFEPLTIALPEAAKSQSIRTVNKEYEHIRAWISSVGAAIAVNDLDGDKLANDLCFVDPRSDQVVVTPTPGKGGDRYAPFALDAAPLPMGKYIAPMGCVPADLNEDGRVDLLAYYWGRTPIAFLAKPVATKLEPSAYEPVELVPGNNSKNGEYSGPLWNTNAASVGDFDGDGHQDVFIGNYFPDSAVLDDRVDGGVEMNKSMSHADNAGGKYILRFTGATQGAKPTATFALDDKAIPADAQGGWSLAASATDVDGDNLPELYIGNDFGHDRLLYNKSRPGHVEFAEVKGIRGAAEPKSKVLGNDSFKGMGVDFADLDHDGLYDLYVSNITTSWGIEESHFQFMNTAKDTADLRGRLQGGEAPWVDRSAQAGTAWSGWGWDVKIADYNNSGESVITQATGFVKGDVNRWPQLQELATSNDELLKHPYFWPNMVAGDDVGGDHTLHFWAKGSDGRYTDLAPRLGLAVPVPTRGIATGDADGDGKLDFAVARQWEQPIFYRNVSPDSGSYLNLKLVHDKASAEGPLPAAGTAAIGAQVTVITPDGKKYMDRVDGGSGHSGKRSHEVQIGLGKVTGPVKVCLQWRDLTGTIRTQEVQLTPGNHTFQLGAQAKEK, from the coding sequence ATGAGGTCGACCCTGGGCTGGCTCCGCAAGCAGCTTGCGGGCATCGTGGCGCTGCTGTTGATGGCGGGACTCTTCGTGGTGGCGCAGCTGCCGACGGTCTCCACCGCCGAAGCGGACACCATGGCCTCCAAGTACGCGTTCGAACCCTTGACGATCGCCCTGCCGGAGGCGGCGAAGAGCCAGTCGATCCGCACGGTGAACAAGGAGTACGAACACATCCGCGCCTGGATCTCGTCGGTCGGCGCCGCGATCGCGGTGAACGACCTCGACGGGGACAAGCTCGCCAACGACCTGTGCTTCGTGGACCCGCGCAGCGACCAGGTGGTCGTCACCCCGACGCCGGGCAAGGGCGGTGACCGGTACGCGCCGTTCGCGCTCGACGCGGCGCCGTTGCCGATGGGCAAGTACATCGCACCCATGGGCTGTGTCCCCGCCGACCTGAACGAGGACGGGCGGGTCGACCTGCTGGCCTACTACTGGGGCCGTACGCCGATCGCCTTCCTGGCGAAGCCGGTCGCAACCAAACTCGAGCCGTCGGCGTATGAGCCGGTGGAGCTGGTGCCGGGCAACAACTCCAAGAACGGCGAGTACTCCGGTCCACTGTGGAACACCAACGCCGCGTCCGTCGGTGACTTCGACGGCGACGGCCACCAGGACGTCTTCATCGGCAACTACTTCCCCGACAGCGCGGTGCTGGACGACCGGGTCGACGGCGGGGTCGAGATGAACAAATCGATGTCGCACGCCGACAACGCCGGTGGCAAGTACATCCTCCGGTTCACCGGTGCCACCCAGGGCGCGAAACCGACCGCGACGTTCGCCCTCGACGACAAGGCCATCCCGGCCGACGCCCAGGGCGGCTGGTCGCTCGCGGCCAGTGCCACCGACGTCGACGGCGACAACCTGCCGGAGCTCTACATCGGCAACGACTTCGGGCACGACCGCCTGCTGTACAACAAGTCCCGCCCCGGCCACGTCGAATTCGCCGAGGTGAAGGGGATCCGCGGGGCCGCCGAGCCGAAGTCGAAGGTGCTCGGCAACGACTCCTTCAAGGGCATGGGCGTCGACTTCGCCGACCTCGACCACGACGGTCTCTACGACCTGTACGTCAGCAACATCACGACGTCGTGGGGTATCGAGGAAAGCCACTTCCAGTTCATGAACACCGCCAAGGACACCGCGGATCTGCGCGGCCGTCTGCAGGGCGGTGAGGCACCGTGGGTGGACCGCAGCGCACAGGCGGGCACCGCGTGGTCCGGCTGGGGCTGGGACGTCAAGATCGCCGACTACAACAACAGCGGCGAGTCCGTGATCACCCAGGCGACCGGTTTCGTCAAGGGTGACGTCAACCGCTGGCCGCAGCTGCAGGAACTGGCGACGTCCAACGACGAACTGCTGAAGCACCCGTACTTCTGGCCGAACATGGTGGCCGGTGACGACGTCGGCGGCGACCACACGCTGCACTTCTGGGCCAAGGGATCCGACGGCCGCTACACCGACCTGGCCCCGCGCCTCGGTCTCGCCGTCCCGGTGCCCACTCGCGGCATCGCCACCGGTGACGCCGACGGCGACGGCAAGCTCGACTTCGCCGTGGCCCGCCAGTGGGAGCAGCCGATCTTCTACCGCAACGTCAGCCCCGACTCCGGGTCGTACTTGAACCTGAAGCTGGTGCACGACAAGGCTTCGGCCGAAGGTCCGCTGCCGGCGGCGGGAACCGCGGCGATCGGCGCGCAGGTCACCGTCATCACCCCCGACGGCAAGAAGTACATGGACCGCGTCGACGGCGGCAGCGGCCACTCCGGCAAGCGCAGCCACGAGGTCCAGATCGGACTCGGCAAGGTCACCGGGCCGGTGAAGGTGTGCCTGCAGTGGCGCGACCTGACGGGGACCATCCGCACCCAGGAAGTCCAGCTGACCCCGGGCAACCACACGTTCCAGCTCGGCGCTCAGGCTAAGGAGAAGTGA
- a CDS encoding DUF1702 family protein — protein MGNGWRTFRRRMITPDVSETSLDKRGFHKKSPAAQELLETVGEKFLLGYAHAVEARTVEQAEEWLEDIPVKYRGFAYEGAGMGYGMLDGLPGGGRGHIADFLAGPGEKHDYIIYVGVGWAMARLPRFRWPSAEDFDPLLRWLVLDGYGFHQAYFKTAKYIDGQFQDQDFNWPKGNNGYSLRAIDQGIGRALWFICGTDVDRVTDAIARFPERRHGDLYAGVGLASTYACGVTSDELLKLAEFAGEYRGNLAQGSAFAAEARVRAGLLIPETDVATQAICGLPAERAAAITQEVRPAVVRDGELPHFETWRQQIAAEVLTSGGAGK, from the coding sequence TTGGGCAATGGTTGGCGCACGTTCAGACGTCGCATGATCACACCGGATGTCTCCGAGACGTCGCTGGACAAGCGGGGTTTCCACAAGAAAAGCCCAGCCGCTCAAGAATTGCTGGAGACCGTCGGTGAGAAATTCCTGCTCGGCTACGCGCACGCTGTCGAAGCGCGCACCGTCGAGCAGGCGGAAGAATGGCTCGAAGACATTCCGGTGAAATACCGCGGTTTCGCCTACGAAGGCGCGGGAATGGGGTACGGAATGCTGGACGGGCTGCCGGGAGGCGGCCGAGGGCACATCGCGGACTTCCTCGCCGGTCCCGGCGAGAAACACGACTACATCATCTACGTCGGTGTCGGCTGGGCGATGGCGCGGCTGCCGCGTTTCCGCTGGCCGTCCGCCGAGGACTTCGACCCGTTGCTGCGCTGGCTGGTGCTCGACGGGTACGGCTTCCACCAGGCCTATTTCAAGACCGCCAAGTACATCGACGGTCAGTTCCAGGACCAGGACTTCAACTGGCCCAAGGGAAACAACGGCTACTCGTTGCGGGCGATCGACCAGGGCATCGGCCGGGCGCTGTGGTTCATCTGCGGCACCGACGTCGATCGTGTCACCGACGCGATCGCGCGCTTCCCCGAGCGGCGCCACGGAGACCTCTACGCCGGTGTCGGGCTCGCCTCGACGTACGCGTGCGGTGTCACCTCCGACGAACTGCTGAAGCTGGCCGAGTTCGCCGGTGAGTACCGGGGAAACCTGGCGCAGGGCAGCGCTTTCGCCGCCGAGGCCCGCGTCCGCGCCGGGCTGCTGATCCCCGAGACCGATGTCGCCACACAGGCCATCTGCGGGCTGCCCGCCGAGCGTGCCGCGGCCATCACCCAGGAAGTTCGCCCCGCCGTGGTCCGCGACGGCGAGCTCCCGCATTTCGAAACCTGGCGACAGCAGATCGCCGCCGAGGTACTCACTTCTGGAGGTGCAGGCAAATGA
- a CDS encoding DUF5987 family protein, which produces MDSDEQVKVSTLEAYADTIVPGEKRFPDDHAIAGASAGPGAVVAGALELLHTEATGVTVGLPYLAQSLNDHAKVYAKEHDLTLDETLPSFVALSFVDRTALVRQLTAPGHPEKDGWVSLALFCNMSFDSAAHKHTAEAIAEGHPGLLAMGYTAPDEDGLWRFPKFSYRRELAQLHPDTTPSGSPA; this is translated from the coding sequence GTGGATTCGGACGAACAGGTCAAGGTGTCCACTTTGGAGGCCTACGCGGACACGATCGTGCCGGGGGAGAAGCGGTTCCCCGACGACCACGCGATCGCCGGTGCTTCGGCGGGGCCGGGTGCCGTCGTCGCGGGCGCGCTCGAACTGCTGCACACCGAGGCGACCGGGGTGACCGTCGGACTGCCCTATCTGGCGCAGTCCCTCAACGACCACGCGAAGGTCTACGCCAAGGAACACGACCTCACCCTGGACGAGACGCTGCCGTCGTTCGTCGCACTGTCCTTCGTGGACAGGACGGCACTGGTGCGACAGCTGACCGCACCGGGGCATCCGGAGAAGGACGGCTGGGTCAGCCTCGCCTTGTTCTGCAACATGTCCTTCGACAGCGCGGCGCACAAGCACACCGCCGAAGCCATCGCCGAAGGCCACCCCGGTCTGCTGGCGATGGGGTACACCGCGCCCGACGAGGACGGCCTGTGGCGGTTCCCGAAGTTCTCCTACCGCCGCGAACTCGCGCAACTCCACCCTGACACCACGCCCTCCGGGAGCCCCGCATGA
- a CDS encoding enediyne biosynthesis protein translates to MAEQTLTAPKSNKTITALRRFAISITIFNIIGYTVLGFEQPYVYPFIALATAYTTEILLEIIGARVQGRDVRFRGNGFKGLVEFLFPAHITGLALNMLTYVNDQVLVMIFGVVVAVGAKWVLQAPVRGRLRHYMNPSNFGITIILLVFPWASIAPPYHFTEQVDSWVGWLIVGIIMISGTVLNALLTQRMWLIGAWLITFALQAIIRGLVFDTAIPGALGMMTGVAFVLYTNYMVTDPGTTPSKPASQMLFGSGVAIAYGFFMVVHVAYGLFLATALVCLIRGMFLWGLHFSQKATAKWEAEQAKSAEVTSLPKPAEKPETEETGAVAA, encoded by the coding sequence ATGGCTGAGCAGACACTCACCGCACCGAAGAGCAACAAGACGATCACGGCCCTTCGCCGGTTCGCGATCTCGATCACCATCTTCAACATCATCGGCTACACCGTGCTCGGTTTCGAGCAGCCGTACGTCTATCCGTTCATCGCGCTGGCGACGGCGTACACCACGGAAATCCTGCTGGAGATCATCGGGGCGCGCGTCCAGGGGCGTGACGTCCGCTTCCGGGGCAACGGTTTCAAGGGACTGGTGGAGTTCCTGTTCCCGGCGCACATCACCGGTCTCGCGCTGAACATGCTGACCTACGTCAACGACCAGGTCCTCGTGATGATCTTCGGCGTGGTGGTCGCCGTCGGTGCCAAGTGGGTCCTCCAGGCCCCGGTGCGCGGCAGGCTCCGGCACTACATGAACCCGTCGAACTTCGGCATCACGATCATCCTGCTGGTGTTCCCCTGGGCGAGCATCGCGCCGCCCTATCACTTCACCGAGCAGGTCGACTCGTGGGTCGGCTGGCTGATCGTCGGCATCATCATGATCTCGGGCACCGTGCTCAACGCGCTGCTGACCCAGCGGATGTGGCTGATCGGCGCCTGGCTGATCACGTTCGCGCTGCAGGCGATCATCCGTGGCCTGGTGTTCGACACCGCCATCCCCGGCGCGCTCGGGATGATGACGGGCGTGGCGTTCGTGCTCTACACGAACTACATGGTCACCGACCCGGGCACGACCCCGTCGAAGCCCGCGTCGCAGATGCTGTTCGGTTCGGGGGTGGCGATCGCCTACGGGTTCTTCATGGTGGTCCACGTGGCGTACGGCCTCTTCCTCGCCACCGCCCTGGTCTGCCTGATCCGCGGGATGTTCCTGTGGGGCCTGCACTTCTCGCAGAAGGCCACCGCCAAGTGGGAGGCCGAGCAGGCGAAGTCGGCCGAGGTCACCAGCCTGCCCAAGCCGGCGGAGAAGCCGGAAACCGAAGAGACCGGGGCCGTGGCGGCATGA